Sequence from the Seriola aureovittata isolate HTS-2021-v1 ecotype China chromosome 6, ASM2101889v1, whole genome shotgun sequence genome:
TAAACCAGTCAAATGCAGCCATATGTCTGACTTTACGACTGTAGAACTGAAAAGTCCGTGCCAAAGAAGAGCACGTGAAGGCAGCGTCGCCCAGCCTTCAAACCTCTCCTGAGGTCTTACATAATAAATTCAGATAATCCCGCCCACTTCTTCAGGCTCCAAATAGGGCTGCAGTCAGAAAGGGCCCTGCAGTTTGAGCTTTAAACAAGTGCAAGCAAAACACCAGCAGCCCGAAGACTCACTtcagcacactcacacatactgtGGGACAAGAAGAAAGGAACCGCACACTTTTGCGTCTTGAGAGGACTCGCGCATCCtgcaaagaaaatgattttcGACAAGTTGAAAAAGTTTGACATCGTCTTCGACTCCGCGGAGGTGGACTGTCCTCCGGTGTACAGCAGCGGGGACGTGGTGTCCGGCCGGGTGGTGCTGGAGCTGTCCGGGGAGAGCAGGGTGGACTCGCTGAAGCTCCACGCCGAAGGTTTCGCTAAAGTGCACTGGACCGAGTCCCGGTCCGCCGGCTCTAGCACCGCGTACACCCAGAACTACAGCGACGAGGTGGAGTACCTGAACCGGAGAGAGGTGCTGCTGCAGGCAGGTCAGTCCACTGTGCGGGCTCGGTGGTGGGAGAGGGTTCATCATGTCTTTAAACCTGTGAAATAACCGGCATGCATCGAAACTGAAAAAGCATCGTCCTCTCAGTCACCAAATGCCAGCTACTGAACTGATAATGAAAGTGGCCTATTTATCTGGGGACACTGAGCTAGTTGTTTTTCtgtaagttttgttttcatggtttaGTATGAGTGTTAAATGGATGATGGAAACAAGTCCTACCTTCTCTGGTCGTGTAAATGTCTTAAGAAGTCAAACTATCACTTGTTTTTGGACCTGGACCCtctgctcagttgttttcctcaCAGGCTTTGTTGACTATGACTTGATTTACGAACTTGTTCCACTGTAGATGAAAAGTTGACCTTGACCTTCTAATACTGAGTGAATGAAACAAAAGTCAAGTTTAGGAGATGCTTACTTTCTTGTTGAAAAGTTCCTCGAAGAAGTAAAAGTGGATATCCAGATTCagaaaatgcacaaaacaaGCATCCAGTCATTCATTGACCAAagcatttttatgttgttgttgttgttgttgttgttgttgttgttgttgatcctTTCTTCTGTCATATGAgaagtttttgttgttggtcaCAACTTGATATGTAAGTTTAAAAACCTTACTGTATAAGAAGGGAGCCAAacgtgctgcagcagctgtctaTACATTGCTTTGTTGCTGTGAAAACATCTGTTGAAAGAAATACTTCTGACATCAGACTGCCTCATTCAAAGAAAAtgctgggtgtttttttttacctcctgtGAAATGAGCAGAGGAACCTCAGGTTTTTACCTTCATTCAGggttgttttggtttaaagTGTAGACAGGAAATTCACAGCCAGAGCTTTCTCGGTTTTATGTTCCTGCTTCGTTTTGTCTGCCTCGTGGGTCTCCTTTGAAATCCTGCATGCTAACAGCaatttttaaaacacataataaCATGTATATTTCCGTTTAGTCTGTGGTATGTGAAcaagttgggttttttttttttttgttgtgtttttctttgtaggtgtgcttggaaaaaaaaatatgttcacaACAACCCCACTTAACCCATTAAGAGGATTTGACAGTGACAGTATTGTAATTTAAATCAAATAGGAGCTCGCAGCTAACAAAgggacacaaaacacactgagtcTGTTAAACGCAAACACGTGTTCCCAGACCTGTGCAGCAAGAGAGTGAAAAAACAGAGCAGTTGAGACGGGCTGTATAATACAGCTTGAGGAAAACATGTTCTCAGTCAGCACAATGGAGAAAGAACCGCCCCTCTGAGCAAGCACGGAAGCCATGTGATtgcaaagaaagacagagcgaTTTCTATTTCAGCAAAAGTCTTGCTTAAAAGATCTGTTCATACTCTCTCACCAAGTCAGCTTAATTTATAAGGATTTCCAAAGAATACtagtgttttttaaatgtttatatttcattCAGAAGAAGCCATTTGCTACCATTCTTGTGCTGTGCTACATGAATTACCTTAGACAAAATTAGAGAGTCGATCACAGTAGAGATTTAGAAACTGTATTTCATTGTGTTGAATTGCTTTATTACTTTCTGCTGTGCTTCCTGATGATAACCTGACACCCACAGGAAGGGACTAACCGAGGGAGTGAAGCGACCCTCAcgatcaaaacaaaaacaaaacaaaaagtgaatgCGCTGTAtcttaaacatgtttttctttttctttctcttcctctcagatAATGGTGAAGTTACTGTCCTTCCTGCTGGCAGACATGAATTTCCATTCAGCTTCCAGCTGCCAGAGGAGACACTGGTCACCTCGTTCGAGGGGAAACATGGCAGCATCCGTTACTGGGTCAAAGTTAAGCTACACAGGCCGTGGGCCACCGTCAAGAAGCTCAAGAAGGAGTTCACAGTCATCGAGCCCATTGACATCAACACACCAGCCTTACTGGTGAGCACCTCAGCCCTCACTTTTCATGAATGTTTCATCACAAGCTTTCATGGTGTTCTGGCTGTTCTGAGGCGCTCACTGATTGGGTTTTGGTCATTCCCAGGCGCCGCAGGCAGGAACGAAGGACAAGATGGCACGGGCCTGGTATCGCAACTTTGGACAGGTGTCTGTGACGGCAAAGATCGACCGCAAAGGCTACACACCAGGTCAGAGTCTAGCATCTGAAACAACACCTTCTATAAACACATTCTTCGTTGGTCAGATTAGAAGTTTTGGCAATTTCTGACATGCTTTCCGTCTCTGTAGGTGAGGTGATACCTGTCTTTGCGGAGTTTGACAACTCTACCTCCAGATCAATCGTGCCCAAAGCCTTCATCACTCAGACACAGACGTTCATCGCCCGCGGCACCATGAAACAGAAGCGCTCGGTGGTGGCCACGCTGTGCGGTGACATTGTGGGCGCCAGGTGCCGGGAGACTTGGCACGGCCGCGCCATCAAAATCCCACCTGTGGGCCCCTCCGTCCTACAGTGCCGTATCATCAAAGTGGAGTACATGCTCAAGGTGAGCTTAGTGAACAGCGGCTTTACATTTCTTATGAATTTGAAGATTCACCGTTTACGTGTTTAAGGCTGGATCCAACAGTTCTCCACTCCTCCCCCTCTAACAGGTTTGTGTCGACGTTCCTGGGACATCGAAGCTGTGTCTGGAGCTGCCGCTGGTCATTGGCACCATCCCCCTCCATCCCTTCGGCAGCCGGACCTCAAGTGTGAGCAGCCAGTACAGCGTCAACCTGGAGTGGCTGCGTATGGCCATCCCTGAGCAGCCTGAGCGTAAGTGTCCTTTAATACTGCAGTGGCAGAGATGCGTGTGTAGGTCTAGATGTGCATAGGGAGTCAATTATTAtaacagtgacattttcattttttcccagACTTAGCTGAACATTTATCAACATTTAGTGCTCAGACTctgcagataaaaacaacactCTTTAGAAATTGCTCCCTTTTTTTTGCTTTCGAAGAGCTTCTCCAACCTCTATCAGTTTGTGGGCCTGTaccctcttttatttttatgatcaCTTTACTGCCAAAATACCACAGAGTCAGATGCCAGcatgcataaacaaacaaaggtttCGATTCTGCTGAGAATCATGTTGGTTCAAATCAGTGTTTGTTAATGCAAAAGGCAGTAAATGTAATGTGGGTTTTTAAGAGTTTTAACTGCAGTGATGACTCAGCAGCTTAGTGTTTGGACCTGTGCTTTTCTGTTGAGTCAGACCAGTGCACTAATCCtgcctctttccctccctgcagctcctccagatTACAGCTCTGtggtgacagaggaggaggccgGGCAGTGCAGCAACGCGGTGGTCCCGCAGCCAGCCGAGGACCTGAGTGGGATCCTGGAGCGCCCCCTCATGGCTTTTGTTCAAGAGTTTCGCTTCCGACCTCCGCCGGTGTACAGCGAGGTGAGTCACAAAATGCTGGAAACAACACGCACCCTCACCCACGGTATTGCAGTGTTTGATTGGCACATATAAAAGCTTGTAgagattattttttctttttttctttgtgtgtagatacattttaaaacatcccTAAAGCACTTCTTAGCTGCTAAACATACTGTTGAGATCACAGCTGAATTGTATCTACATGAAAATATAGCCGTGGGTGTGGGCTGAATGTAGGCAGAATGCATCACAGCGCTGACTGTTTTTGCTCGGAGAAAAGCTGAAATTTGTGTTTTACTGAACCTTCATCTTATGtgtctttatttctatttcctGCCTACAGATTGACCCCAACCCCCAGCCCTTAAACATGAGACCTCGCTGCATGACGTGTTGAACCATGAGCCCCGCCTGAGATTCAAGCGACTAAAATTATCGAAAAGAATCAAGAGATTTATCTTCTCCTGGATTACTTCTCTCTGGTAAATGGCCCCTGGTCCCACCAAGTGTTGTGGAGAGGGACTGAAGCGCCACGGAGAGGtcaggagaggagatggagctCACAGGAACTGGGTGTCACTGGAGGAGCTGCCACTTTTGTTTCCAGTCCATAAAGTAAAGTGGACGCTCTCCTGTTCTGTTGCGAGGGAAGCAACTTCTCTACATCAGTTCCTGTCCTCCCCAAGTGATTTTTGGCTCATGACGAAGCGAGCTGCAAATACCTCCCAATCAACAATTCCCTCACCTGAAGagatttttttaagatttaaggGACATATTGGAGGCGGGGGGGTAGATCACTTGATATTTGTCAGGTGGAGAGTTGAAAAAAATCGCCCTTGATAAGTTGACACATGTTTAGCAGTACATTGTAACTTTGAGTGGCGTAAAGAAACAAGTGCAATTATTGTTTTCAATTTCCACTCTCCTTTGCCTGGCAACACAGTAGTTTTTAACAACCTACATTGCTATGCATCGTGTGACTCAACAGCAGTGTGCCTGTGATGATTTCTACTGTTACTtaagcacatactgtatctgaAGGTGTGACGGTGGAAGAGACAAGTTAAATAAGCAGATGTAGATGTATTTTATGCATGCAGGTAACAATatgtaaaagggaaaaaaacatatgcCTTATTTATCTGCAGTGGAAGATTGCATGAGAGTTTCAGGGAGTCGTTCTCTCATAGAGTTGAATAGAAGTGAATGTATTCTGAAAGAACTtagaacaacaacagaaaaaaaaaaaaaacggttggATTGTATGTGGCTGGATTCCAAGAGACGTGTTGTGTTAATACAAGGCTTAAGGCACTGAAGTGTCGGATAGCTGTGGTTGTTGATTTTAGCACAGTTATAAAATAGGATGAGCAGTTTGTGTATAAAGCTGCACGAGGCTCATAGATTAGCTCTCCCAGCTGCTaaacaaaaggaggaggaggaggagatggagaccTCTGAGCCATGTGGTCTGAAGCTTTTGATGGGAGCCAGATGCCTCGGTGCTGTGGGGCGCTTTGTGAGGCTCATCCAGAGCACACCGCTCAGCGTACAAGTCGAGCCCCAAGCTGGCGACGCCACTGAAATGTATGGACTAAAGAACATTCCAAAAACTAACTTGAGGATGAAGTTTTTGCCTCAActtccaaaaaaaagaaaaagaaaaaaaaaacaaactggtcTTCAGGGTCGGCTGTGCAAGTTCCTCGGCACGCACTGAAAAACCGaatgtatttttatacaaaTGCAATTGTTGATTCACAATCTTGCCAAAGTTTTCTAATTCTAattttttctaataaaaaaaaaaagcttaaatgGATGTTTGtctccagtgtttccttcaAACCTTGACTGGTATGTAAGCTGTGCACTTTGTTCAGGAAATAGTAGAGGGCTTCTTCTAGCATGTTGCGTGCCAGTAGATTGGTACATCATGTTCAGCAGCGTGAGTCAAAACTATATTACTGCCAAGGGCAGGGTTCACTGCAGAAGTGAGCTATACTCACTGGATCAAAACAATAATTAGACAGTTATGCCTGTGACAGCTCTAATATTCCCGATTTACGTAATCCAGTTTTTCTGGTTGCCTGTGTTGCTCCctttttttaaggaaaaaaaaaaaaaaaaacaacaaaaaaaacagggatAAAAAGTTCCAAGTCAGGactgatttatttatgacattCAGTTCAGCAGATACATGGATCTTATCTAGAGCCCTCTTGTACTGTTTGTACTATGTTTACATGAATTTCCAACAAGTACCTCAGCTATTTTCTTTTGGCACTTGTAAACATATAACACATAGGAACAAACAAGCAGCTCAGTGAATTATACACAATGTTAGACAAAGCTGTAAACATGGATGAAGGCCAAGCTGGAGAAATTCTCTGGGGTTTATTCTCCGAACTGCCTTAAAGTGGAAGGACAGAGAGGTGTTCAGTGCAGCGCTGAGGAGACGTGTTTCACTGAGAAGTTTGAATACTCACACAATAATTTGAAAGAACAACAATCACTTACGACTGACACAAAATCAGTGTTTGGGAATGTTTTATCCTAATTAAAAACGAAACGATAAGTCGATTAATTTATTAATCGATCatcaacaattttgataatcacttAAACATTTGGGGTCATTCAGGCCAAAACACCAGAGATTCTTTGGTTCCAGCTGCTTCAGTGTGACGATTTGCCGTTTATCTCAGTTTTATAATATTGTAAACGCACTACCTTTGAATTTTGAACAGTAAATCAGACAAAACTATTTCATAGACCAAGCAATTCATTTAGAGAGCACTCAATAGAAAAGCCAgtaatgaaattaaacattagGTCTGGCCTTAATCAAAACATATTACGGGATTGTAACTGATCCCTGGCTTTTCTCTTGCCTCTGACCACAGGCTGCTCAGAGGTCAGCGTATGTGGTAGCAGTGGCATTAACGTAGCGCTGTGCATAGAAAGACCTTATTCTGTTTAACTAACCTTTTGTACAGAAGCATATCTTGTCTGCTGGCACCTGGTAGGAGTCTTTCGATATATTTTTACTGACTTTACTGACTCAGCAGTGGTGTGGTGTCCTAAAATCTCACAGCTCATGTGATCAAAGAAAGCAGAAATGAGAGAATTTGAGGATGATAAGGAACTGGCATATTCACATTTATCATTATCATGGTCTGCTTCGAGGACAGACACCTGAACAGGGAGGGAGGCTTGAACCTGGGTGCTCTGAAAGATGGTCTTCccgctctgtgtctctgaccaGAAACTGTAACTCACTGAAGTCACAACTTTCAGTTAAAGACTCATCAACATGTAGTAATACACAGACGGAACATGTCACAAGTGCAGAATCTCaccttttaaatgttaaatagaTCCTCACACCGAGTAGAAACAGTGCTACGGTTATTTTTGTGAGATTCATGTTCCACAAAGAATAGTGTTTAGTATCAATTTGCTTTTATCAATCAATTTGATACATTTTGATTATTGCTCAAGAGGAACAGGAACAAAGCTGCCAAAGATTCCAGACATGGTTACAgaaattttataaaaaacagTGGGACAGAATTGTAGTTGACTTTGTGCAGGAATAAATAACGTAATGCAAACAAACGCCACACCCTTTTACAAGCAGCAAAACATACCTTCAAAATTTTTTAAATGCCTTTATCGTCCCATAAATCACGCCACTAAACATAACCATGGTGTTCATTATTCTCTGAACTTAACCTTCCTCCTGACAACATTAGGCTACTCAGATATACCTTAAATGAACTGGTTAAACCCATAATTCACCACATTATTCACACCCAGTGTAAACAGAGAGAATCATGAGAGACACTTAAAGCTTCCAAAGGTCTTTTAAGGATTAACATCAGTTGTTTTACCCCCCAGAGGTTTTCTACCTTAATCTTAACAAAGTGAAGTATAAGTGGTTTTTAAGTATGAAATAAAAGATTTCTGTTCCCCAGTTAATGTAAACCAAAATAGCATAAATACCCATGGACTATTTAAGGTTAAACTTAATATGAATACAGTACAGAATGATACATTGCTTTGTATTTGTATCGGACTGAAGTGAAGGCGAACACTGAGGTGTTCGTCACCCTGAAGTCTGACCTGACTGTGAACCTGTGTGGTTTTTACGAAGAGACTCGTCCACACAGTCAACATGATGCAAGAAGTGAAcaagatgttttcatgactttgtcTTCCACCCTGTTCCTGTAATCCTTGTTTATGCGGTACGTACTTCCACTTCATTTTCTGAGTTAGTCCAACTGAGTCATTTAACCTTTTAAATATTGTGCATTTTGGGCTTCTACTGTTAAACCTGCCTGTCTGGTTTGGTATGTGAAATTATTGTGCAAATATTCCGTTTGTATATATTCATCTAAGTAGGGTGGTTTagtctgttttgttgtgtttttccagtTTACAACTTTCTTGTGTATCTGTATACCTGAGCAGTCGGGTTGTAACAGAGACCTGCATGAACACCTGCAAGGTAAATTTTATATGACCCAGAAAAGCATCCCATAGAATTCTTGTCAGTGGgtcaatgaaacaaacaaacaccaggcCCACATACTGAATCTGTTCATTGTTTGTGTTAGCACCTGTTTTACTttaatcacccccccccctttccttctactttttctttcttattatCTGCAGCTGCAAAGACCAAATTTCCACATGAGGATCATTAGGTTTTCATTACATGTAATTATGTAGCTATAACCTCAAAACTATGGAGAATCCAgtctgtcaaaatgtcaaaaggcTGCACTTTTACAAGACATTTAACATTGTTCTGAGCTGCTTGTTGCACTCTTCGGAGGACTGACATCTTATTTTGAAGGGGAAAATCTAACCAGTAGATTCACACAGTGTAACCTGCGTACCTACAGTCTTGCCGCAGGGTGTGTTGTGGCCTAGATCAAAGGTGGACATGCGCAACAGGCCTTTTCAGCACATCTGTTTTCTTGACCTGATTAAGCAAAAGACTGTACCTGTGATTaactggagagaaaaagattGAGATCGAGAATCAAAATGTAGAACCGTCACTCTTCTATTCTGTGCAACATGGGCAACAAGAGCCTTGGAGTAGCAGTGTTTGAATTCAACatttaaagcatcaaaaaaaaaagaagaaaaattcaAACTCTGAAACCAGAGACAAATAGAGTATAAAATTCTGATGTGAGTACAAATTTTTGTAAAAAttgaaacatgtttgttgtcGAAAAATCCAGTAACGTTTGAAAGATAATCCACTCATGTTTTCCAAGAAATCTGTACATCCTGTTTGCCCCCCCCCATCGTACAGACAAGCCACTACTTGACAAAAACTGTCTTTGACCAACAGTGATCATTTCCTCTGAAGTCTTTGTGCAGTGCTAAATGAAGTTAACATAATCACATGGCCCAAATGGAGACAAAGTTTTTCCTTCTCTGAAACACTTCGGACAAGTTGTAACTATAGTGCAGTGGCAGTGCATCCCCAATCACTAATTACATTTCAGAGGAGCAGTGAATTGCAAAGTGGTTGCATGGCACAAATTGTAAACTGACAACGCAAgcacatgtgagtgtgtatgtatgtaaccAGTGTGTCACAAACATCTGGAAACAACTTGCTTGAGGAAACATgattacttaagtaaaaattGGAcgcgagaaagagagagagcatgtcGTCGGTTCAGTTTAGCTTTTGGAGTGTGTGTCCTGcaaaagtgtccttgagcaagacgcTAAACTTTCTATtgcctgaaatgtaaaaatacatttttattttacatccaACAGATCACATCACgtgggttttttcttttgttgaaaGCTGTAAAACCATAACCTCCGCTATGAGAACAGGATTGTCAGGTTGCTGCTTGCTTAGAAAACTTGGGGCCATGTACAGGCCAGTCAACTTCTTCCACAACCAACCTCCAAAAATCCATTCTTTGTGGACCTGGCTTTGTGTAAGACGGCATTGTTACGCTGAAAGGACCTTCCCCAAACTGTTGCTATGAGGCTGTAAACTGGGAACTGCAAAACTGTATCTTCGTAAAGTAGATGTACTTTAGAGTTAGTTGTTTGGGGGAAGGATAAGTTGGTTGTAGACTAGTGTGGCATCAGGAGGATGTGTTCAACAAGATTTCTGCCCCGAAAACAGGCAGCTGTCGTGGTGAAAAACAATATGATGGCTAAGATATtcgctctttgtgtgtgtgtgtgtgtgtgtgtgtgtgtgtgtgtgtgtgtgtgtgtgtgtgtgtgtgtgtgtgagtcatgaGCTGCCAGAGTTGTTGTCCAGACATTGTTGACAGGCTGCTGAACACCTCGGCTGATCACGCCAACAGACACACGCAGAAACACCCATGGCTTCTCACAGTCAGTTTTTTAACCCCACCCTTAATCACACTGCACCTGAGACAACATCAGCAACCAGTCcatttgtacatatattactCACCTCACCTCACGGTTAGTCAGGATCAGAACTGTATTTACTTCAGCTGAAGAACATATGAAGGCTGAGGGAGTTTACGACTTAATGACAACGTATTGAGTTTCACACACGGTGAAGCACGCAATACAAGACGAACAGCTCCGGCAAGTCAGacattatgtatgtatgtgtatatttattgaACGTAGATTTGCTGATATGGCACCGTGGTGAGGCACAAGCAGCTGATGTCACATGGGTCATATGTTCCTGTTTGCAATGGATCAAGTTCAGAGGAGCTTTAATATCTAGTATGGCATCTAAAAACCCCAAACGCCTTACAATTGTGTGTCGCCATTATCTTCAGTCATTACTATTCAGGATCTAATTGGGGTTTTTGCTGACTCAGCGTAGTCTTGCTAACATTTATAGGTCAATGAGGACTTAGCAAGACTAAACTGTCTTTatcaataaatgcaaaatagGCATAATTACTTCTTAGAAATTATGACACagaacacaggaagtgatgtagtcagtgttcagtgtgccATGAACCTGTCAGTCAAGGCTCCGTTTATCTTGTGACAGCAAAATGagtgttattttgtgtctgaAGTTGCATAATGTGCACATTAATTTTGTAACACTGAGTGCATTATGAAACAAAGAGACTAGATGCTCATTACAACAGAGTCCcacataacaaaataacaatataacagGCTGCATATTAAGT
This genomic interval carries:
- the arrdc2 gene encoding arrestin domain-containing protein 2 isoform X1 codes for the protein MIFDKLKKFDIVFDSAEVDCPPVYSSGDVVSGRVVLELSGESRVDSLKLHAEGFAKVHWTESRSAGSSTAYTQNYSDEVEYLNRREVLLQADNGEVTVLPAGRHEFPFSFQLPEETLVTSFEGKHGSIRYWVKVKLHRPWATVKKLKKEFTVIEPIDINTPALLAPQAGTKDKMARAWYRNFGQVSVTAKIDRKGYTPGEVIPVFAEFDNSTSRSIVPKAFITQTQTFIARGTMKQKRSVVATLCGDIVGARCRETWHGRAIKIPPVGPSVLQCRIIKVEYMLKVCVDVPGTSKLCLELPLVIGTIPLHPFGSRTSSVSSQYSVNLEWLRMAIPEQPEPPPDYSSVVTEEEAGQCSNAVVPQPAEDLSGILERPLMAFVQEFRFRPPPVYSEIDPNPQPLNMRPRCMTC
- the arrdc2 gene encoding arrestin domain-containing protein 2 isoform X2, with the translated sequence MTLSSIKSFMLDLDGPADAAFTGGEVVSGQVILELRRDTKVHSLKVQGRGVATAHWLENRGMNSVYNDYTSKITYFRKRQHLIRDNGEVTVLPAGRHEFPFSFQLPEETLVTSFEGKHGSIRYWVKVKLHRPWATVKKLKKEFTVIEPIDINTPALLAPQAGTKDKMARAWYRNFGQVSVTAKIDRKGYTPGEVIPVFAEFDNSTSRSIVPKAFITQTQTFIARGTMKQKRSVVATLCGDIVGARCRETWHGRAIKIPPVGPSVLQCRIIKVEYMLKVCVDVPGTSKLCLELPLVIGTIPLHPFGSRTSSVSSQYSVNLEWLRMAIPEQPEPPPDYSSVVTEEEAGQCSNAVVPQPAEDLSGILERPLMAFVQEFRFRPPPVYSEIDPNPQPLNMRPRCMTC